From one Agrobacterium fabrum str. C58 genomic stretch:
- a CDS encoding acyl-CoA thioesterase — protein sequence MDQQPPADMELTLRTLAMPADANPAGDIFGGWVMSQMDLAAFVRANDVAGGRTVTVAVHEIVFKKPVKIGDTLCVYTRIEKIGRTSVTLKIEAWTRRHYQDSRDKVTEAVFIMVAVDENGEPRPVRKEA from the coding sequence ATGGACCAGCAACCGCCCGCCGATATGGAACTCACGCTCAGAACGCTTGCCATGCCCGCCGATGCCAATCCGGCCGGCGATATTTTCGGCGGTTGGGTCATGTCGCAGATGGACCTTGCCGCTTTCGTCCGCGCCAATGATGTGGCCGGCGGCCGCACCGTGACCGTGGCAGTCCATGAAATAGTCTTCAAGAAGCCGGTCAAGATCGGCGATACGCTGTGTGTCTACACGCGGATCGAAAAGATCGGGCGCACGTCCGTCACGCTGAAGATCGAGGCATGGACCCGCAGGCACTATCAGGATTCACGCGACAAGGTCACCGAAGCCGTCTTCATCATGGTTGCCGTGGATGAGAATGGCGAGCCACGCCCGGTGCGCAAGGAGGCGTGA
- a CDS encoding recombinase family protein codes for MFVRAYLRASTKEQDAGRAKTQLESFAKDRGFSIAAFYVENESGASLKRPELFRLLSDCSPNDVLLTEQVDRLSRLNEADWEALKSEIDARQVRVVALDLPTSHMMLAAAEDPFTGRMFKAVNAMMLDMLAAIARKDYEDRRRRQAQGVEKAKSSGRYKGRPEDTDRNAALIRMLKSKMSWNDIVTATGCSRSTLFRLARRIKEDALAKA; via the coding sequence ATGTTTGTCCGCGCTTATCTGCGAGCCAGCACCAAAGAACAGGATGCAGGCCGCGCAAAAACACAGCTGGAAAGCTTCGCAAAAGACAGAGGTTTTTCGATCGCTGCATTCTATGTCGAAAATGAAAGCGGCGCGTCGCTGAAGCGTCCGGAGCTTTTTCGGCTACTCTCGGACTGCAGCCCGAACGACGTGTTGCTGACAGAGCAGGTTGACCGGCTGTCGCGACTTAATGAGGCCGATTGGGAGGCGCTCAAGAGCGAGATAGACGCGCGACAGGTGCGCGTCGTGGCTCTTGATCTTCCCACGTCGCATATGATGTTGGCCGCTGCCGAAGACCCATTTACCGGCCGCATGTTCAAGGCCGTCAACGCGATGATGCTCGATATGCTGGCAGCAATCGCGCGCAAGGATTATGAAGACCGTCGCCGGCGGCAGGCGCAGGGCGTCGAGAAGGCGAAAAGCTCGGGACGCTATAAGGGGCGGCCAGAAGATACGGACCGCAACGCAGCGCTGATACGCATGCTGAAATCTAAAATGAGCTGGAACGACATCGTCACCGCGACCGGCTGCTCAAGGTCCACGCTCTTCCGCCTTGCCCGGCGTATCAAAGAAGACGCGCTGGCCAAAGCATGA
- a CDS encoding helix-turn-helix domain-containing protein: MSVATAAKYIGVSRSHLYRLISGGAITVARLGHRTIIRRADADRLLENALKPTPLNLAFVGSVGVKDGPTPSGKGGGVFG, translated from the coding sequence ATGTCCGTCGCTACCGCCGCAAAATACATCGGCGTGTCGAGATCACACTTGTATCGCTTGATAAGTGGCGGTGCCATCACCGTAGCCAGACTCGGACACCGGACCATAATCCGACGAGCCGATGCTGATCGCCTTCTAGAAAATGCGTTGAAGCCTACGCCGCTAAACCTCGCATTCGTTGGTTCAGTCGGTGTCAAGGACGGGCCTACCCCGAGTGGTAAGGGTGGTGGTGTATTCGGATGA
- a CDS encoding ABC transporter ATP-binding protein/permease, with translation MATTVTDDQRKSAANLSGFDLDFPAQLRMMGSAFWTSPVRNRLILLSIALLTVILLTAYGQIRLNEWNAPFYNALERRDLDAFIHQLEVFAIIAGLLLLLNVIQTWLNQMTALNMREGLAKDMVDQWLKPGRAARLAGFGTISINPDQRLHDDVRNLAESSTALSIGLVNATIILVSFIGVLWSLSAGFAITISGNTYAIPGYMVWAAIFYAGSASLLSNLVGYRLVGLNAERYSKEAELRFSLMRASENLAAIALARGEKNERRRIGIDIDAVLGVIRGLAMALTHLTWVSAGYGWLAVVAPILIAAPVYFSGNLTFGGLMMAVGAFNQVNTALRWYIDNFGPIASWKATLQRVSVFRNALIQMDSVEQHGLAIDLQRSVENEKIRLQSVIICRDAGGQDVERGFRLRENEVGIGPGERLMINGEQGVNRRLLFAAMAGLWPWGQGRIEMPEQSDTLFIAQHGYLPAGSLREILAYPRAPQRFTDADYLAALIACGLGEMTSRLDENIRWDKKLDSDEQASIRIANALLLKPKFVVIDDLLEGLEKQTQDTLAQVLNGMEGAAIIYIGRSETFLSVLAPAVAHLDHASQKETSPKPDGTSQ, from the coding sequence ATGGCAACAACGGTGACCGACGACCAGCGCAAGAGCGCGGCGAACCTTTCGGGTTTCGATCTCGATTTTCCGGCGCAGCTGCGGATGATGGGGAGTGCCTTCTGGACATCGCCGGTGCGCAACCGGCTGATCTTGCTGTCGATTGCGCTGCTGACGGTGATATTGCTCACCGCCTACGGGCAGATCAGGCTCAATGAATGGAATGCGCCGTTTTACAACGCGCTCGAGCGGCGCGATCTCGATGCCTTCATTCATCAGCTCGAAGTTTTCGCGATCATCGCCGGGCTGCTGCTTCTCCTCAACGTCATCCAGACATGGCTCAACCAGATGACGGCGCTGAACATGCGCGAGGGTCTGGCCAAGGATATGGTCGATCAATGGCTGAAACCGGGTCGCGCCGCGCGTCTGGCCGGTTTCGGCACGATTTCGATCAATCCGGATCAGCGCCTGCATGACGATGTCCGCAATCTCGCGGAAAGCAGCACGGCGCTTTCGATCGGTCTCGTGAATGCGACTATTATTCTCGTCAGCTTTATCGGCGTCCTCTGGTCGCTCTCGGCCGGTTTTGCCATCACCATCAGCGGCAACACCTATGCGATCCCAGGCTATATGGTCTGGGCGGCGATCTTCTACGCCGGGTCCGCCTCGCTGCTCAGCAACCTCGTTGGCTACCGGCTGGTGGGGCTGAATGCCGAGCGTTATTCCAAAGAGGCGGAACTGCGCTTTTCGCTGATGCGGGCCAGCGAAAATCTTGCCGCCATTGCGCTTGCCCGCGGCGAAAAGAATGAACGGCGGCGGATCGGCATCGATATCGATGCGGTGCTCGGCGTCATTCGCGGGCTTGCCATGGCGCTGACGCATCTCACATGGGTATCGGCGGGTTACGGTTGGCTAGCGGTGGTGGCGCCGATCCTGATTGCCGCGCCCGTCTATTTTTCCGGCAACCTCACCTTCGGCGGGCTTATGATGGCCGTTGGCGCTTTCAACCAGGTCAATACGGCGCTGCGCTGGTATATTGACAATTTCGGCCCTATCGCCAGCTGGAAGGCGACCTTGCAGCGCGTTTCGGTGTTTCGCAATGCGCTTATCCAGATGGACAGCGTGGAGCAGCACGGCCTAGCGATCGACCTGCAGCGCAGCGTGGAGAATGAAAAAATCCGCCTGCAATCGGTGATCATCTGCCGTGATGCGGGCGGGCAGGATGTGGAACGCGGCTTCCGGCTGCGGGAGAACGAGGTCGGGATCGGGCCTGGCGAACGGCTGATGATCAACGGCGAACAGGGTGTGAACCGGCGGCTGCTGTTTGCCGCCATGGCGGGCCTGTGGCCCTGGGGGCAGGGCAGGATCGAGATGCCCGAACAATCCGACACGCTGTTCATTGCCCAGCACGGTTATCTGCCGGCGGGTTCGCTGCGCGAAATCCTGGCCTATCCGCGTGCGCCCCAGCGTTTCACCGATGCGGATTACCTCGCGGCACTGATCGCGTGCGGGCTCGGGGAAATGACTTCCCGTCTCGACGAAAACATCCGCTGGGACAAGAAACTCGATTCGGATGAGCAGGCCAGCATCCGCATTGCCAATGCCCTGCTTTTGAAGCCGAAATTCGTCGTGATCGACGATTTGCTGGAAGGTCTGGAAAAACAGACGCAGGATACGTTGGCGCAGGTTCTGAACGGGATGGAAGGCGCGGCGATCATCTATATCGGCCGGTCGGAGACTTTTCTTTCAGTCCTTGCTCCGGCTGTGGCCCATCTTGACCACGCCTCCCAGAAGGAAACCAGCCCGAAACCAGACGGCACGTCGCAATAA
- a CDS encoding AAA family ATPase translates to MLHHNINHSPSRQPARSFAELRAADIERRTSSASERPNVVLAEKPSHDAIEFLKSLDPDGRHNLTALDPKREAPPEARTFAANDWPAMADWIDKREGRRNLYFSVNEPAAIAPNKKLSKSDMSAIRALCIDIDIEKPPSGADLATHFEKERSRLREIARQLRADVCPPTAVLDSGGGIQAFWILSEKLDAKTHQVAAEAQGRGLIHRFGGDSVENVDRIMRLPGTTNIPTAEKVARGQQRRRASVMWCGARYAFQEVGNHYPPASKADALDRNPEIEQLKQAIDVHKVSAAASFDELPHDLRDKFELACAERPALARLWASGQANGADKSASAARFNLALRLKTASFSIDEFGALLYVWEHATSPHKPRIEEWDDQELRRELARCWANARTEPDPLDFFEEIPDDIMESPPKQHKPTKLLDLVSFNDAAGSALDHSTKPLIKGLLDEGALSVLYGESNVGKTFVAMDLAFHVATGMSWADRRTAQLGVVYVAAEGGQGARRRARALQQRFQGQYAGDPRFQFHLSGVNLRNAEADLVPLIETVRACEGVGLIVIDTLSRALAGGDENASTDMGALVKHIDHLRLQTKAHVMLVHHSGKERARGARGHSLLRAATDTEIEIADNEINVTKQRDLDGNFRRAFVLDRVELGRDKDGDPITSCVVRLVSHTEKPAGEPTDAELEILAILNSLQDKEASANGFKESAIVDAYAATYAPLSKEALRSRLRTMLKKRLVARPKAGLWCVRRDNLSDREKVEAWFEQINDDD, encoded by the coding sequence ATGCTTCATCACAATATCAATCACAGCCCTTCCAGGCAACCCGCCAGAAGTTTCGCTGAGCTGCGTGCGGCGGACATCGAGCGACGAACAAGCTCAGCTTCTGAACGCCCTAATGTCGTGCTGGCCGAAAAGCCTTCTCATGATGCAATCGAGTTTCTGAAATCTCTCGATCCTGATGGCCGGCACAACCTCACCGCGTTGGACCCGAAGCGCGAGGCGCCGCCGGAAGCACGGACCTTTGCAGCCAATGACTGGCCCGCAATGGCGGATTGGATCGACAAGCGTGAGGGCCGACGAAACCTGTATTTCAGTGTGAATGAACCGGCAGCTATTGCGCCGAACAAGAAGCTCTCCAAATCCGATATGTCGGCTATCCGCGCGTTGTGCATCGATATCGATATTGAGAAACCTCCGTCAGGCGCGGATCTCGCGACGCACTTCGAAAAGGAACGCTCTCGCCTTCGCGAGATCGCGCGCCAGCTGCGGGCCGATGTGTGCCCACCCACAGCCGTTCTGGATAGCGGTGGCGGTATCCAGGCGTTCTGGATCCTATCTGAAAAACTCGATGCCAAAACGCACCAGGTGGCAGCAGAGGCGCAAGGCCGCGGCCTCATTCACCGGTTCGGCGGCGACAGCGTCGAAAACGTCGATCGCATCATGCGCCTCCCAGGAACAACCAATATCCCCACCGCTGAGAAGGTGGCCCGAGGTCAGCAAAGGCGCCGGGCATCCGTAATGTGGTGTGGCGCGCGGTACGCTTTTCAAGAGGTAGGCAACCATTACCCTCCTGCGTCGAAAGCCGACGCTCTCGATCGAAATCCGGAAATTGAGCAGCTGAAGCAGGCGATCGACGTCCACAAGGTTTCGGCCGCCGCCAGCTTTGACGAATTGCCACACGACCTTCGAGATAAATTCGAGCTAGCGTGTGCCGAGCGGCCAGCGCTGGCTAGGTTATGGGCATCCGGCCAGGCCAACGGCGCGGATAAGTCGGCATCCGCTGCACGCTTCAATCTCGCGCTTCGATTGAAGACAGCATCCTTCTCGATCGATGAGTTCGGTGCGCTGCTGTACGTCTGGGAGCACGCCACAAGCCCCCACAAGCCGCGTATAGAGGAATGGGACGATCAAGAGCTCCGAAGAGAGCTTGCACGCTGCTGGGCAAACGCCCGCACTGAGCCGGATCCACTCGATTTTTTCGAAGAAATCCCCGACGACATCATGGAGAGCCCGCCGAAACAGCACAAGCCGACGAAGCTGCTGGATCTCGTTTCGTTCAACGATGCGGCCGGCTCCGCTCTCGACCATTCGACGAAACCGCTCATCAAGGGCCTGTTGGACGAGGGAGCACTTTCGGTTCTTTATGGCGAGAGCAATGTCGGTAAAACCTTTGTTGCCATGGATCTGGCGTTCCATGTCGCAACGGGTATGTCATGGGCTGACCGAAGGACGGCGCAACTAGGCGTCGTTTATGTTGCCGCCGAGGGCGGGCAAGGCGCCCGGCGCCGTGCGAGGGCTTTGCAGCAGCGGTTTCAAGGGCAATACGCTGGCGACCCACGTTTTCAATTCCATCTGTCAGGGGTCAACCTCCGCAACGCCGAAGCGGATCTCGTCCCGTTGATCGAAACTGTCCGAGCATGCGAGGGCGTCGGCCTTATCGTGATCGACACGCTGTCTCGCGCGCTCGCTGGCGGCGACGAGAATGCGTCGACGGACATGGGGGCGCTGGTAAAGCATATCGATCATTTGCGCCTGCAGACGAAGGCCCATGTGATGCTGGTCCATCACTCGGGGAAAGAAAGAGCGCGCGGTGCGCGAGGTCATTCCCTCCTGCGTGCCGCTACTGACACGGAGATCGAGATCGCGGACAACGAGATTAACGTCACCAAACAGCGTGACCTCGATGGCAACTTCCGCCGGGCTTTCGTTCTCGATCGTGTCGAGCTTGGCCGAGACAAAGACGGCGACCCGATAACATCGTGTGTCGTCCGTCTTGTATCACATACAGAGAAACCGGCAGGCGAGCCGACGGATGCCGAATTGGAAATTCTGGCGATCCTGAACAGCCTTCAGGACAAAGAGGCGTCGGCCAATGGTTTCAAAGAAAGCGCGATCGTCGATGCGTACGCAGCGACCTACGCTCCGTTGAGCAAGGAAGCGTTGCGGTCACGACTTCGCACCATGCTTAAAAAGCGTCTCGTCGCGAGGCCTAAAGCTGGTCTTTGGTGTGTGCGGCGGGACAATCTGTCCGACAGAGAGAAGGTTGAGGCCTGGTTTGAGCAGATCAATGATGATGATTGA
- a CDS encoding helix-turn-helix domain-containing protein, which translates to MTHRFLTEPEVAEILRCSRQKVQRLRLSGRLAYLPGRPVLIAQTDLDAFIAENSRLASSTGKREKKSDTSLSTEDARKWAMQAVLLKRKGKRAAVKP; encoded by the coding sequence ATGACGCATCGCTTTCTTACGGAGCCGGAAGTGGCCGAAATACTGCGTTGCTCTCGGCAGAAGGTGCAACGTTTGCGCCTTTCCGGGCGGCTGGCGTATCTTCCTGGCCGCCCGGTTCTCATCGCGCAGACGGACCTCGATGCGTTCATTGCGGAGAATTCACGCCTCGCCAGCTCGACGGGAAAGCGCGAAAAGAAGTCCGACACGAGCTTGAGCACTGAAGACGCTCGCAAGTGGGCTATGCAAGCTGTCCTGTTGAAGCGAAAAGGAAAGCGCGCAGCTGTAAAGCCCTAG
- a CDS encoding polysaccharide deacetylase family protein, which produces MTIPGVVIIGGAHGTLALARSLGVLNVPVYYLTHDSPLPGWSRFVRETIRWAGPHDDGAMAFLREMAEKPGLKGCLLVPSGDGEVQLVSQHREELSALYKIILPEWTNLQWLCEKPLLYKRAAELGVSIPRTYALTSAADIDGLDVMFPVILKPHMGGGNTSIARAKVIRADDREELKAAFVDASGEIGPDNVVVQELIPGGGESQFSYAALWLNGEPIAEFTARRARQYPVDFGYTSTRVEVVDNRQAIEAARKILKSAGHSGLVEVEFKLDGRDGALKLLDVNPRPWSWFGLCSAAGINLGGLLWRVANDMPTGQAVIARQGTSWSYLVRDAVAAFTLARRGEARLGDYLASLGRIRSWAAFAPNDPLPGMIDLPLTALRVLKKRILPGLASGQSARAMLPPVKRFVKYGAIRVGLEVSSLPPVRSAFPSLAGRGVIFTLHHVRPGQAVSAFAPNVQLSVTPQFLEEAIKAALESGLVPVHLHDLPALLADTSEVRSFCAFTLDDGYRNNAEHAAPIFRKYAVPYTIFITPGFVERSRSVWWETAAALTKKVTSFEFDFGAGPEQVECATPSQKVEAFARLENFVQESPEDEAVERIDRVARQHGIDPIAIVDDLVMDAAELRTLSNDPLVHFGAHTMTHVNMRKIDATRLVHEIEESTRRVEAYVGQRPQSFSYPYGWVRAVGEREAKAVSEAGFSVAVTTQAGVLGPHSLEKPAQLPRVSLNGRFQKKRFVKALISGLPFRFI; this is translated from the coding sequence TTGACCATTCCAGGTGTTGTTATTATCGGCGGCGCTCACGGCACGCTTGCCCTTGCCCGCAGTCTCGGCGTCCTGAATGTGCCTGTCTATTATCTCACCCATGATTCACCGCTGCCGGGCTGGTCGCGCTTCGTGCGGGAAACAATCCGCTGGGCCGGTCCGCATGATGACGGGGCGATGGCATTTCTGCGTGAAATGGCTGAAAAACCGGGCCTGAAGGGCTGTCTGCTGGTGCCATCGGGCGACGGTGAGGTTCAGCTTGTTTCGCAGCATCGCGAGGAGCTTTCGGCGCTTTACAAAATCATTCTGCCGGAGTGGACGAACCTGCAATGGCTGTGTGAAAAACCGCTGCTCTATAAACGTGCGGCGGAACTCGGCGTCAGCATCCCCCGAACCTATGCGCTGACATCGGCTGCCGATATCGACGGGCTGGATGTGATGTTTCCCGTCATTCTCAAGCCGCATATGGGGGGCGGCAACACTTCGATCGCCCGGGCGAAAGTTATCCGCGCCGATGACCGAGAGGAGTTGAAAGCCGCTTTCGTCGATGCGAGTGGAGAGATCGGTCCTGACAATGTCGTCGTTCAGGAACTCATTCCGGGTGGAGGCGAAAGCCAGTTTTCTTATGCGGCCCTTTGGCTGAACGGTGAACCTATCGCCGAATTTACCGCGCGGCGCGCAAGGCAATATCCCGTTGATTTCGGTTATACCAGCACCCGTGTCGAGGTCGTTGATAACCGCCAAGCGATCGAGGCGGCCCGGAAAATATTGAAATCGGCGGGCCACAGCGGGCTGGTCGAAGTGGAATTCAAACTTGACGGCAGGGATGGGGCGCTGAAACTCCTCGATGTCAATCCACGCCCTTGGTCGTGGTTCGGCCTCTGTTCGGCTGCCGGCATCAATCTTGGCGGGCTATTGTGGCGGGTGGCCAATGACATGCCCACCGGGCAGGCGGTCATCGCGCGGCAAGGTACGTCCTGGTCCTATCTTGTCCGCGATGCCGTTGCCGCTTTCACATTGGCACGAAGAGGGGAGGCGAGACTTGGCGATTATCTCGCCTCCCTTGGCAGGATCCGCAGCTGGGCCGCTTTTGCACCGAACGATCCCTTGCCGGGCATGATCGATCTGCCGCTGACGGCCTTGCGGGTGTTGAAAAAACGTATCCTTCCCGGTCTGGCGTCGGGACAATCGGCAAGGGCCATGTTGCCGCCGGTCAAACGCTTTGTGAAATATGGGGCCATAAGGGTGGGGCTGGAGGTGAGTTCTCTTCCTCCTGTCCGCTCCGCATTTCCATCCCTTGCCGGGCGTGGCGTGATCTTCACGCTTCACCATGTGCGCCCGGGGCAGGCGGTTTCGGCTTTTGCGCCGAATGTGCAATTGTCCGTCACGCCGCAATTTCTGGAAGAGGCCATAAAGGCCGCGCTCGAATCCGGTCTCGTGCCCGTTCATTTGCATGATCTGCCGGCTCTGCTTGCCGACACCAGCGAAGTCAGGTCGTTTTGCGCCTTCACGCTTGATGACGGCTATCGCAACAATGCCGAACATGCTGCGCCGATCTTCCGCAAATACGCCGTTCCCTACACAATTTTCATCACGCCGGGTTTTGTCGAGCGGAGCCGCAGTGTGTGGTGGGAAACGGCGGCGGCTCTGACGAAGAAGGTCACATCGTTCGAATTTGATTTTGGTGCAGGGCCGGAGCAGGTGGAATGTGCCACGCCGTCACAGAAGGTGGAGGCGTTCGCCCGGCTTGAAAACTTCGTCCAGGAATCCCCGGAAGATGAAGCGGTGGAAAGGATCGATCGCGTCGCGAGGCAGCACGGCATCGACCCCATCGCGATCGTGGATGACCTCGTCATGGATGCGGCCGAACTCAGGACGCTGTCGAACGATCCGCTCGTGCATTTTGGCGCGCATACCATGACGCATGTAAATATGCGCAAGATCGATGCAACACGCCTCGTCCATGAGATCGAGGAATCGACACGCCGGGTAGAGGCTTATGTCGGCCAACGGCCGCAATCCTTCTCTTATCCCTATGGCTGGGTCAGGGCCGTGGGTGAGCGCGAAGCGAAAGCGGTGTCGGAGGCGGGCTTTTCCGTGGCGGTCACCACGCAGGCCGGTGTTCTCGGTCCACATAGCCTCGAAAAGCCGGCGCAGCTGCCGCGCGTTTCGTTGAACGGGCGCTTTCAGAAAAAGCGTTTCGTCAAGGCGCTCATCTCGGGCCTGCCTTTCCGGTTCATCTAG